The following coding sequences lie in one Paenibacillus durus ATCC 35681 genomic window:
- a CDS encoding glycosyltransferase, which translates to MSKEFILPVPPLPLTPAEQAKLEGRLNGFKNGYAEGYLRGRLAILDGRPEEPLPVRDIHVMYVGSGKGYPYSPLDEAVLTSLQSLTAEVTVTNVHQNLVELAGAKRPHLVLVLDGMELPLEQIDQIRGLGILTAIWLTDDPYYTDFTLGIVNHYDYVFTLERNCVEYYRQLGCAEVHYLPFAAYRPHYRPTISRSPISREVSFIGSAYWNRVNFFREIMPQLMEFNTVINGIWWDRLPEASLYGDRIEVGKWMSPQETAAAYSGSKIVINLHRSHVDDAFNNNTLAISAASPNPRTFEIAASGTLQLSDVRDDLASFYNPGEEIVTFSTPQEMIDKIRYYLTHEEERQAIVLKGLERTLRDHTYPKRVNQLLATIFG; encoded by the coding sequence ATGAGCAAAGAATTCATTCTTCCTGTTCCGCCGCTTCCCCTTACGCCGGCTGAGCAAGCGAAGCTGGAGGGAAGGCTGAACGGCTTTAAGAACGGCTATGCCGAAGGTTATTTGCGCGGACGCTTAGCCATTCTGGACGGCCGCCCCGAAGAGCCGCTGCCCGTACGCGATATACATGTTATGTATGTCGGTTCCGGCAAAGGCTACCCCTATTCCCCGCTGGATGAAGCCGTACTGACATCGCTGCAAAGCCTGACGGCGGAAGTAACGGTAACGAATGTGCATCAGAACCTGGTAGAACTGGCCGGCGCCAAGCGGCCGCACTTGGTCCTTGTGCTCGACGGTATGGAACTGCCGCTGGAACAAATCGACCAGATCCGGGGATTGGGTATCCTTACGGCAATCTGGCTTACAGATGATCCTTATTATACTGATTTTACACTGGGTATCGTGAATCACTACGATTATGTATTCACGCTAGAACGAAACTGCGTCGAATATTACCGGCAGCTTGGCTGTGCGGAGGTCCATTATCTGCCGTTCGCGGCTTACCGGCCGCATTACCGCCCCACGATCTCCCGCTCGCCGATATCGCGCGAGGTAAGCTTCATCGGCTCCGCGTATTGGAACCGGGTCAATTTCTTCCGGGAAATCATGCCGCAGCTGATGGAATTCAATACGGTTATCAACGGAATATGGTGGGATCGCCTTCCGGAGGCCTCGCTTTATGGGGACCGGATCGAGGTCGGAAAGTGGATGTCTCCGCAGGAGACGGCTGCCGCTTACAGCGGATCAAAAATTGTGATCAATCTGCACCGCTCCCATGTCGATGATGCATTCAACAACAATACACTGGCGATTTCGGCGGCTTCGCCGAATCCGCGGACCTTCGAGATTGCGGCCAGCGGAACGCTGCAGCTAAGCGATGTACGGGATGATCTGGCCTCCTTCTACAATCCGGGAGAGGAGATTGTAACGTTCAGCACACCGCAGGAGATGATCGACAAAATCCGTTATTACCTGACGCATGAGGAGGAGCGTCAAGCGATAGTGCTGAAGGGGCTGGAACGGACACTCCGGGATCACACGTATCCGAAACGGGTTAATCAGTTGTTGGCCACTATTTTCGGATAA
- a CDS encoding glycosyltransferase → MKAKIKQEGKQGYRDGYRQGYHLGLCEAVRQLNPGTAGAQRPLRLMYVPQGFDAIDAGVSEALAGLVTELIVCPPHAMLETAARESPEAVLVMNGLHVFPDDHLEQIAEIRRRGISTAIWFVDDPYFTEDTAVLCRHYDHVFTHELGCLDFYRSLGADSVHYLPLCVNPGMFNPRRIGPAYCYDIVFIGNAFFNRTELFDRLTPILLRHRTFIAGGFWERLKKFDMLSPLIHKGFIPPEETANYYSGAKLVINIHRPWESGQDNRNSYRIPAKSINPRTYEISACGAMQITDVREDLTEHYRPGYDLETFSSPRELESKIEYYLKHEKERRTFALRALRTTLRNHTFAARLPKLLDVIDEARARH, encoded by the coding sequence GTGAAAGCGAAAATAAAGCAGGAGGGAAAACAGGGCTACCGTGACGGCTACCGCCAGGGCTACCATCTGGGTCTGTGCGAAGCTGTGAGACAGCTGAATCCGGGTACTGCAGGTGCTCAGCGTCCCTTAAGGTTAATGTATGTCCCGCAGGGATTCGATGCGATCGATGCCGGGGTATCAGAGGCGCTGGCCGGGCTCGTTACCGAACTGATTGTATGCCCGCCGCATGCCATGCTGGAGACCGCCGCCCGGGAATCTCCGGAAGCGGTGCTGGTCATGAATGGGCTGCATGTATTTCCGGATGACCATCTGGAGCAGATCGCGGAAATCCGCAGGCGGGGCATTTCCACCGCCATCTGGTTTGTCGACGATCCTTATTTTACGGAGGATACGGCTGTTCTTTGCCGGCATTACGATCATGTGTTCACGCATGAGCTTGGATGTCTGGATTTTTACCGGTCCCTTGGAGCGGATTCGGTGCATTATTTGCCGCTGTGCGTTAATCCGGGAATGTTCAATCCCCGCCGCATCGGACCGGCGTATTGCTATGACATCGTTTTTATCGGCAATGCTTTTTTCAACCGGACTGAGCTGTTTGACCGCCTGACCCCGATATTGCTCCGTCACCGGACGTTTATCGCCGGCGGGTTCTGGGAGCGGCTGAAAAAATTCGACATGCTGTCTCCGCTCATCCACAAAGGCTTTATTCCGCCGGAGGAGACGGCGAATTATTACAGCGGCGCGAAGCTTGTGATCAATATTCACCGCCCCTGGGAATCGGGACAGGATAACCGCAATTCATACCGGATTCCCGCAAAGTCCATCAATCCGCGCACCTATGAGATCAGCGCTTGCGGCGCGATGCAGATTACGGATGTCCGCGAGGATCTGACGGAACATTACCGGCCTGGATATGACCTGGAGACCTTCAGCTCGCCCAGGGAACTGGAATCCAAAATTGAATATTATCTCAAACATGAGAAAGAGCGGCGGACTTTCGCCTTGAGAGCTCTGCGGACAACACTTCGGAATCATACCTTTGCGGCTCGGCTGCCAAAGCTGCTTGATGTGATCGACGAGGCGCGAGCGAGACATTAA